The genomic segment ACGTATTGCTGAAGACAGAGTTGCCCCTGCCACCGTTCGTTCGCGGCAAGGTAAGGGATACCTACGAGCTCGGTGACAGGCTTCTGATAATCGCCACCGACCGTATTTCCGCTTTCGATGTTGTCCTGCCCTGCGGTATTCCCGACAAGGGACTGGTGCTCAACCAGCTATCCGCCTACTGGTTCCGGGAGACCGCCGAGTTTGTCGCCAACCATCTTATCGAAGTGGTCGAGGGCGTGGACTGCCTCGATGCCTACCTGCCGGTGAAAGACCGGTTTGCCTATCCCACCTATCTGACCGGACGTTCGATGGTTGTACGCAAGGTGGAGCGCATCTCCATCGAGTGTGTGGTCCGTGGCTACCTTGCCGGGTCCGGCTGGGCGGAATACCAGAAGAGCGGTTCTATCTGTGGAATCCCGTTGCCCGCGGGACTCCGGGAGAGCCAGGAGCTACCCGAGCCAATCTTCACCCCGACCACCAAAGCAGAAGAGGGGCATGACCTGCCTATGAGTATGGATGAGGTAAGAGGACAGATAGGCGAAGACCTGGCCGAAAAGCTCCGGGACAGGTGCATCACCCTCTACAACTTTGCGCGGGAGCGTGCCCGTACCAGGGGCATCATTATTGCCGATACCAAGATGGAGTTCGGCCTGGATAATGGTGAACTCGTGCTGATTGATGAGTTGCTGACCCCGGACTCGAGCCGTTTCTGGCCGGCCGACCGGTACCAGGTGGGAAGGTCACAGGCCAGCTATGACAAGCAACCGGTGCGCGACTGGCTGGAGGCCTCCGGGTGGGATAAGACACCGCCGGCGCCGATGCTGACC from the Dehalococcoidales bacterium genome contains:
- a CDS encoding phosphoribosylaminoimidazolesuccinocarboxamide synthase, producing MDVLLKTELPLPPFVRGKVRDTYELGDRLLIIATDRISAFDVVLPCGIPDKGLVLNQLSAYWFRETAEFVANHLIEVVEGVDCLDAYLPVKDRFAYPTYLTGRSMVVRKVERISIECVVRGYLAGSGWAEYQKSGSICGIPLPAGLRESQELPEPIFTPTTKAEEGHDLPMSMDEVRGQIGEDLAEKLRDRCITLYNFARERARTRGIIIADTKMEFGLDNGELVLIDELLTPDSSRFWPADRYQVGRSQASYDKQPVRDWLEASGWDKTPPAPMLTDDVIESTTQKYREAYRKLTGEDLG